The Pagrus major chromosome 10, Pma_NU_1.0 genome contains a region encoding:
- the LOC141003989 gene encoding uncharacterized protein codes for MTRPSQEVAVCTGPPLNTRRNEKKKKKKKKKKKKWSRTGELWTLRKHSFTPCLYPHHQNMTALMDLVAVIATTFPPPAVCQDTQVNVTVKPGDDATLECRAHRNGTIEQMAWNKTDLESDYYVFYFRENRSYENYQLPSFRGRVELLDPQMKEGDASVVLKNVTANDSGPYECLVSMSGGGGGGGHTERATFRHIVHLKVEDSVATGFLVYKRPMKKNSEQPAADETQQLPTEPVEVQCQSEV; via the exons ATGACTCGACCCAGCCAGGAGGTGGCAGTGTGCACCGGTCCGCCATTAAACACGCGGAGgaacgagaagaagaagaagaagaagaagaagaagaagaagaagtggagtcGGACAGGTGAGTTGTGGACCCTCCGGAAACACAGCTTCACACCTTGTTTATACCCTCATCATCAGAACATGACCGCACTAATGGACCTGGTCGCCGTCATCGCAACGACGTTTCCGcctccagctgtctgtcaaG aCACGCAGGTGAATGTGACGGTGAAACCTGGAGATGATGCTACTCTTGAGTGTCGGGCTCACAGAAATGGCACCATCGAACAGATGGCATGGAACAAAACTGATCTGGAGTCAGACTATTATGTCTTCTACTTCAGAGAAAACCGCTCATATGAAAACTACCAGCTTCCATCTTTTCGTGGTCGAGTGGAGCTGTTAGATCCACAGATGAAGGAGGGAGACGCTTCTGTTGTCCTGAAGAACGTCACTGCCAACGACTCTGGACCGTACGAGTGTTTGGTTTCAATgagcggaggaggaggtggagggggacacacagagagagcaacTTTCAGACACATCGTCCACCTGAAGGTTGAAGACTCAG TTGCCACCGGCTTCCTGGTTTATAAAAGACCAATGAAGAAGAATTCAGAGCAGCCTGCTgctgatgaaacacagcagttacCCACAGAGCCTGTTGAGGTTCAGTGTCAATCTGAAGTCTGA